One genomic region from Panthera tigris isolate Pti1 chromosome D1, P.tigris_Pti1_mat1.1, whole genome shotgun sequence encodes:
- the LOC102972971 gene encoding membrane-spanning 4-domains subfamily A member 6D-like yields MLSRSMTNEAIAVLTPNGISFPQTGEPKPTNQRQYNLKKQLKAEVKVLGAIQILCGVLVLSLGIILVSVPSSPSFTPVFSTLLKAAYPFMGGLCFVISGTLSVIMEKKSTKPLVQSSVVANILSSLCALVGFILLSVTLDAVDPAFRKCTFNKEQRKPERTTFNYYINPYMDKECITAKTTLTGTLSVMLIYTALEFCLAALSAVIWWKEAHSDFPGRVLFLPQSCKNKSSTPSKAFGDPGYEELVTS; encoded by the exons ATGCTATCACGGTCCATGACCAATGAGGCCATTGCAGTTCTGACACCAAATGGCATCAGCTTCCCCCAAACAGGGGAACCTAAACCCACCAACCAGAGGCAATACAACCTCAAGAAACAGCTAAAGGCAGAGGTCAAAGTTCTTGGG GCTATTCAGATCCTGTGCGGGGTGTTGGTGTTGAGTTTGGGGATCATTTTGGTATCTGTTCCGTCCTCTCCATCCTTTACCCCGGTGTTTTCCACCCTTTTGAAGGCTGCTTACCCATTCATGGGAGGCTTGTGT TTTGTCATTTCTGGAACTCTGTCAGTCATCATGGAGAAAAAGTCAACTAAGCCTTTG GTTCAGAGCAGCGTGGTTGCAAACATTCTGAGCTCTCTTTGTGCTCTGGTGGGTTTCATTCTCCTCTCTGTCACGTTGGATGCTGTGGATCCTGCCTTTCGGAAGTGTACCTTcaacaaagagcaaagaaaaccTGAACGGACTACATTTAACTATTATATTAACCCATATATGGACAAAGAATGCATCACGGCCAAAACCACTCTGACT GGAACTCTGTCTGTGATGCTGATTTACACGGCGCTGGAGTTCTGCCTGGCTGCGCTCTCTGCCGTGATTTGGTGGAAAGAGGCTCACTCTGACTTCCCCGGG cgTGTGCTTTTCCTGCCTCAGAGTTGCAAGAATAAATCCAGCACACCCTCAAAGGCATTTGGTGACCCTGGATACGAAGAACTAGTAACTTCTTAG